From the Candidatus Zixiibacteriota bacterium genome, one window contains:
- a CDS encoding TlpA family protein disulfide reductase → MIKTTLTVSFVLMVFLLVSCSGSNEAKQTNTANNQAKKQTARSGPKDPPPILAKHADQKTTTTPVATESKPPVVQFAAYDIKGKLHNSDEWIGKQPTVINVWGTWCPPCRREIPDLVLLNAEFEKKGVALLGLAVRDTPQKVEKYAAQNKMSWPMMMGENQHLYTLGVTTGVPTTIFYNREGKEVQRFVGPRNYATFKQAFEAIL, encoded by the coding sequence ATGATCAAAACCACACTTACTGTTTCTTTTGTGTTGATGGTTTTTCTGCTGGTTTCGTGCAGCGGAAGCAACGAGGCCAAACAGACCAATACGGCTAACAACCAAGCCAAGAAACAAACAGCCCGGTCCGGGCCGAAGGACCCTCCGCCGATTCTGGCAAAACATGCCGACCAGAAGACAACAACCACCCCCGTCGCAACCGAGTCAAAACCGCCGGTCGTTCAGTTTGCAGCTTATGACATCAAGGGCAAGCTGCACAATTCCGACGAGTGGATCGGTAAACAACCGACCGTGATCAATGTTTGGGGCACCTGGTGTCCGCCATGTCGACGTGAGATCCCTGATCTGGTGTTGCTCAACGCGGAATTTGAAAAAAAAGGTGTCGCCCTGCTGGGACTGGCCGTGCGCGACACCCCGCAGAAAGTTGAAAAGTACGCTGCACAGAATAAAATGTCGTGGCCTATGATGATGGGCGAAAACCAGCATCTGTACACGCTGGGCGTCACTACCGGTGTCCCCACCACTATTTTCTATAATCGCGAAGGGAAAGAAGTCCAAAGATTCGTGGGACCGCGCAACTACGCCACGTTCAAACAGGCCTTCGAGGCTATCTTGTAG
- a CDS encoding metalloregulator ArsR/SmtB family transcription factor, translating to MARKMDEKTYSKYFKAFGDPTRLRILALLVGGERTVNDIVKQVGLSQPTVSRHLSILREADIVVDRRDGQQVFYSLNKISVESCCSGFCDCLSIPVKPVKFVAKAKRK from the coding sequence ATGGCCCGCAAAATGGACGAAAAAACCTACAGCAAGTACTTCAAAGCCTTCGGCGACCCCACTCGTCTGCGGATTCTGGCCCTGCTGGTCGGCGGTGAAAGAACCGTCAACGATATCGTCAAACAGGTCGGCCTCTCTCAGCCTACCGTCAGCCGTCACTTATCCATCCTGCGTGAAGCCGACATCGTGGTCGACCGTCGCGACGGCCAACAAGTCTTCTACAGTCTGAACAAAATATCGGTCGAGAGCTGCTGTTCAGGCTTTTGCGACTGCCTCTCTATTCCTGTCAAACCGGTCAAATTCGTCGCCAAAGCCAAAAGAAAGTGA
- a CDS encoding TetR/AcrR family transcriptional regulator, producing MSRRQVEREARKNYILQKTRKLYDEQGIENSTMEDIARATEYTRKTLYAYFKSREEISLCLLTEDLKTRWAEQKARLTEAGTGLEKIIIWAEALYDYTVRHPSSIRLQLYWDLAGIDRTLVSDETFASFEAINKQLAKGLREVFGLGVKDGSLRPDLKIDMTISHFLYSIRTVINRALSPNYSFARFKADAYFETYMDTFARGVRQ from the coding sequence ATGTCTCGCAGGCAGGTCGAAAGAGAAGCCCGCAAAAACTACATTTTGCAAAAGACCCGTAAGCTCTACGATGAGCAGGGAATCGAAAACAGTACGATGGAAGACATCGCCAGGGCCACCGAGTATACGCGAAAAACGCTGTATGCATATTTCAAAAGCCGAGAAGAAATCAGCCTGTGTTTGTTGACAGAAGACCTCAAAACACGCTGGGCTGAGCAAAAGGCGCGTCTTACCGAGGCCGGGACCGGTCTTGAGAAGATAATCATCTGGGCGGAAGCTCTGTACGACTATACCGTCCGTCACCCCAGCTCTATCCGGCTGCAACTGTACTGGGACCTGGCCGGAATCGACCGGACCCTGGTAAGCGATGAGACATTCGCATCTTTCGAGGCAATTAACAAGCAATTGGCCAAAGGGCTGCGCGAGGTTTTCGGACTGGGTGTCAAAGATGGTTCGCTACGTCCCGACCTCAAAATCGACATGACTATCAGCCATTTTCTCTACTCTATTAGGACCGTTATCAACAGGGCTCTTTCGCCGAACTACTCATTCGCACGCTTTAAGGCCGATGCCTACTTCGAAACCTACATGGACACTTTTGCCCGTGGAGTTAGACAGTGA
- a CDS encoding DNA polymerase III subunit alpha — translation MAVKHANFVHLHTHSQYSLLDGACRLDALIALAKEHRMPALAVTDHGNMFGAIEFYKKANRAGIKPIIGIEAYVAGGSRHEKQPSKQWPDGGFHLVLLARNLTGYKNLIKLSTAGFLEGFYHRPRIDKQLLREHSDGLIASSACLKGEVNWNLLRGNTEAAVAAARELQDIFGPEGFYLEVQNHGLEPEQILLGKIEAIARETSIPMLATNDCHYLKQQDYLAHDALLCIQTGKLVEDTERMRYNTDQIYFKTEAEMEQALGDFKPALENTVRVAEACNLELELGQLKLPVYPIPSQFVDPDAYLEHLCREGLKERYEEQTDEIETRLNYELGVIKKMHYAGYFLIVKDFCDYARRQKIPVGPGRGSAAGSLVSYALRITNVDPIRFELLFERFLNPERISMPDIDIDFADRGRDEIIQYVIEKYGEKNVCQIITFGTMAARAVVRDVGRVLAIPYGEVDKIAKMIPLAVDMTLDKALKQSSELAELVEKDQRINKLIDYSRTLEGLARHCSTHAAGVVIAPSALTDYVPLFKGSKDEITTQFDMKMVEEIGLLKMDFLGLRTLTVIDDAVRMVHENYPDVKLDIENLPLDDPKVFKLFATGMTIGIFQFESSGMRDYLRKLKPETFADITAMNALYRPGPLDSGMIDQYIDCKRGAANIKYLHPDLERILKDTYGVIVFQEQVLKIANVLAGYSMGTADLLRKAMGKKDAALMAAQKREFLNGAEARKVDKKIATEMFEQIETFARYGFNKAHATCYALVAYQTAWLKQYYPREYMASLMTSEINDSDRIYQLLEECRRMQIKVLPPDVNESTIDFTVVDSNIRFGLQAVKNVGVGPAKAVVDERLTEGRFGDLADLVSRVPIKSINRRTMESLIAAGACDSLNGNRHQKFDAVETMLDYGHRVAENSATHDLFAVDGALADRVAPPLKDLAEWSTSDRLAKEKQMLGYYVSGHPLDRYRDELDSFASFKTIDLHNAADGREVTVGGIIGVLKSMTDKKGNLMAFATLEDFSGSVELIIFSDCFEKHRESAQVDQMVLVTGRVSTREGEAPKIIASELIGLSKLTERFNCQLVIKIGVDCSDKAIDEALAMLEQNKGKAPVLLAARQNGSEVYIRSNKYTVTPDAQLMNRLKELLGESGAYLRPLK, via the coding sequence ATGGCCGTGAAACATGCGAACTTCGTCCACCTGCACACGCACAGCCAGTACTCTCTTCTGGACGGCGCCTGTCGTCTTGATGCTCTGATTGCGTTAGCCAAAGAACACCGCATGCCCGCTTTGGCCGTGACCGATCACGGCAATATGTTCGGCGCGATCGAATTCTACAAAAAAGCCAACCGGGCCGGGATCAAACCGATCATAGGTATCGAAGCGTATGTGGCCGGTGGTAGTCGGCATGAAAAACAACCCTCCAAACAGTGGCCGGACGGTGGCTTTCATCTGGTGTTGCTGGCCCGCAACCTGACCGGTTACAAAAACCTGATCAAGCTGTCCACGGCCGGTTTCCTGGAAGGGTTCTACCATCGGCCACGTATCGACAAGCAACTCCTCCGCGAACACTCCGACGGTTTGATAGCCAGCAGCGCCTGCCTTAAAGGTGAGGTGAACTGGAATCTTCTGCGCGGCAACACCGAGGCGGCGGTGGCAGCAGCCCGCGAGTTACAGGATATTTTCGGACCTGAAGGGTTCTATCTCGAAGTGCAAAACCACGGGCTGGAACCGGAACAGATCCTGCTGGGCAAGATCGAGGCTATTGCCCGAGAGACCTCGATCCCGATGCTGGCCACCAACGACTGCCACTATCTCAAACAGCAGGATTACCTGGCCCACGATGCTCTGCTTTGTATCCAGACCGGCAAGTTGGTCGAGGATACCGAGCGGATGCGCTACAACACCGATCAGATCTATTTCAAAACCGAAGCTGAGATGGAACAAGCTCTGGGGGATTTCAAACCGGCTCTTGAGAACACTGTCCGCGTTGCCGAGGCCTGCAACCTGGAATTGGAACTGGGGCAGCTTAAGCTGCCTGTTTATCCCATTCCCAGTCAGTTTGTTGATCCGGATGCCTACCTCGAGCATCTCTGTCGCGAGGGTCTTAAGGAGCGTTACGAAGAACAGACCGACGAGATCGAAACACGACTGAACTACGAGCTCGGTGTTATCAAAAAGATGCACTACGCCGGGTACTTTTTGATCGTCAAGGACTTTTGCGATTACGCCCGTCGGCAGAAAATCCCGGTCGGGCCCGGTCGTGGCTCGGCAGCCGGGTCGCTGGTTTCGTATGCGCTCAGAATTACCAATGTGGACCCTATCCGGTTCGAGCTTTTGTTCGAACGATTCCTCAACCCGGAACGGATTTCGATGCCGGATATCGACATTGATTTCGCCGACCGCGGTCGCGATGAAATCATTCAATATGTCATCGAAAAATACGGTGAGAAGAATGTCTGCCAGATAATCACCTTCGGTACTATGGCCGCTCGCGCCGTGGTGCGCGATGTCGGTCGGGTGCTGGCTATTCCCTATGGCGAAGTGGATAAGATTGCCAAAATGATTCCGCTGGCTGTCGACATGACCTTAGACAAAGCACTCAAACAGTCATCGGAACTGGCCGAACTGGTCGAGAAGGATCAGCGGATCAATAAACTGATCGACTACTCACGCACTCTGGAGGGACTTGCTCGTCACTGTTCCACCCATGCGGCCGGCGTGGTGATTGCACCTTCGGCGCTGACCGACTATGTGCCGTTGTTCAAAGGTAGTAAGGACGAAATCACCACCCAGTTCGACATGAAAATGGTCGAGGAGATCGGTCTGTTGAAAATGGATTTCCTCGGCTTGCGCACGCTGACCGTCATAGATGACGCCGTCCGGATGGTGCATGAGAACTATCCTGATGTTAAGTTGGATATCGAGAACCTGCCGCTTGACGACCCCAAAGTGTTCAAACTGTTCGCGACCGGTATGACCATAGGTATCTTCCAGTTTGAGTCATCGGGGATGCGTGACTATCTGCGCAAATTGAAACCTGAGACATTCGCCGACATTACCGCCATGAACGCGCTGTACCGTCCCGGCCCCCTGGATTCCGGGATGATCGATCAATACATCGACTGCAAACGGGGCGCGGCCAATATCAAATATCTGCATCCGGACCTGGAGCGGATTCTGAAAGATACCTACGGCGTGATCGTTTTCCAGGAACAGGTGCTCAAAATCGCCAACGTGCTGGCTGGATACAGCATGGGTACGGCCGATCTGCTGCGCAAAGCAATGGGCAAGAAAGACGCCGCCTTGATGGCCGCACAAAAGAGGGAGTTCCTGAACGGCGCCGAGGCCCGCAAAGTGGATAAAAAGATAGCTACCGAGATGTTCGAGCAGATCGAAACCTTTGCCCGGTATGGCTTCAACAAAGCGCACGCCACTTGTTACGCCCTGGTGGCCTACCAGACGGCCTGGCTGAAACAATACTATCCACGGGAGTACATGGCCTCCCTGATGACTTCGGAAATCAACGACTCAGACCGCATCTACCAGCTTCTGGAGGAATGCCGTCGCATGCAGATCAAGGTTCTGCCACCCGATGTCAACGAATCGACTATCGACTTCACCGTAGTCGACTCAAATATCCGTTTCGGGCTCCAGGCGGTCAAAAATGTCGGGGTGGGTCCGGCTAAGGCGGTTGTCGATGAACGTCTGACCGAGGGACGGTTTGGCGATCTGGCCGATTTGGTCAGTCGGGTGCCGATTAAGTCGATCAACCGTCGAACCATGGAGTCTCTGATTGCCGCCGGCGCCTGCGACAGTCTCAACGGAAATCGACACCAGAAATTCGATGCCGTAGAAACTATGTTGGATTACGGCCACCGGGTGGCTGAGAATTCGGCCACTCATGATCTGTTCGCGGTCGACGGAGCCCTGGCCGATCGCGTGGCGCCGCCGCTGAAGGATTTGGCCGAATGGTCGACCAGCGACCGGCTGGCCAAAGAGAAGCAGATGCTGGGTTATTATGTCTCCGGCCATCCGTTGGACCGCTATCGTGACGAACTGGACTCCTTTGCATCGTTCAAGACAATCGATCTTCACAACGCAGCCGACGGACGCGAGGTTACGGTGGGGGGTATTATCGGTGTACTCAAGAGCATGACCGATAAGAAGGGTAACCTGATGGCTTTCGCGACGTTGGAAGATTTCTCAGGCTCGGTCGAGCTGATAATATTCTCGGATTGTTTTGAAAAACACCGCGAATCGGCCCAGGTGGACCAGATGGTTTTGGTAACCGGTCGGGTGTCCACCAGAGAGGGCGAGGCGCCAAAGATTATAGCCTCGGAGTTGATTGGTCTGTCCAAACTAACGGAACGTTTCAACTGCCAACTCGTTATAAAGATTGGTGTGGATTGCTCCGATAAGGCCATTGACGAGGCCCTTGCTATGCTCGAACAGAACAAGGGGAAAGCCCCGGTGCTACTTGCTGCTCGACAAAACGGCTCAGAAGTGTATATTAGGTCTAATAAGTATACTGTGACACCGGACGCGCAGTTAATGAACCGGCTCAAAGAACTGCTTGGTGAATCAGGCGCCTATTTGAGACCGTTGAAATAG
- a CDS encoding PDZ domain-containing protein, translating to MKTQLITLLLATFFCLPARTAFCDDTANAGQLPGSYKMTAADNKVEIPFEIYRGDIRFICEVNGQQVHMLLDDGFMWDQLLFWGSPAVDSLGLVYDGEIGIGDEGGDQLVSRTASGITVGFPAVEFLDQAAVVTPYSSGNAGMWFGSVGQISATFFKHFVVDINFERMIITLIKPDEFAYRGQGVAVPWQPLGFGPWSIPATLSLEDGRSVSMKLLMDLGYNDQLQVVVGGEHAVSMPEAKLPASLGMNIQRVETRGFIGRLPQIDIGGYKLPDLLVSFVSREHSDHAVYEGMIGLGLLSRFNLVFDYHGQQLFIEPTERFASPFEYNMTGFEMSAPNLESATVEQVYESSPATEAGLQVGDKVLRINSKPVSEYDRFELRSMLRQAAAEIELLIERNGNRQEVTVVLRRVI from the coding sequence ATGAAAACTCAATTGATCACATTACTCTTGGCGACGTTTTTTTGTCTGCCTGCCCGGACGGCCTTTTGCGATGATACGGCCAACGCCGGCCAATTGCCCGGCAGCTACAAAATGACGGCAGCAGATAACAAAGTTGAGATTCCATTTGAGATATACCGAGGCGACATTCGATTCATCTGTGAGGTCAATGGACAACAGGTGCACATGCTGTTGGACGACGGGTTCATGTGGGACCAGTTGCTCTTTTGGGGCAGCCCGGCCGTCGATTCGCTCGGTTTGGTGTATGATGGTGAGATCGGTATCGGCGACGAAGGCGGCGACCAACTTGTGTCGAGAACAGCATCGGGTATAACAGTCGGCTTCCCCGCTGTTGAGTTTTTGGATCAGGCGGCCGTGGTTACACCATACAGCTCGGGTAACGCCGGTATGTGGTTTGGTAGTGTGGGGCAGATCAGTGCGACCTTTTTCAAACATTTCGTTGTCGATATCAATTTCGAGCGAATGATAATCACTCTCATAAAGCCCGATGAGTTTGCCTACCGGGGTCAAGGTGTAGCTGTACCATGGCAGCCTTTGGGGTTTGGTCCCTGGTCCATTCCGGCAACTCTGAGCCTGGAGGACGGGCGAAGTGTATCTATGAAACTGCTGATGGATCTCGGTTACAACGATCAGTTGCAGGTTGTTGTCGGCGGCGAGCATGCTGTTTCGATGCCTGAGGCAAAACTACCGGCCAGTCTGGGGATGAATATACAGCGGGTGGAGACTCGCGGATTCATCGGACGTCTCCCTCAAATCGATATCGGTGGGTACAAGCTGCCGGACCTCCTGGTCAGTTTCGTTTCCAGGGAGCATTCAGACCACGCCGTCTATGAGGGCATGATCGGGTTAGGGCTGTTGTCCCGTTTCAATCTGGTCTTTGATTATCATGGGCAGCAGCTGTTTATCGAGCCGACAGAGAGGTTCGCAAGTCCCTTCGAATACAACATGACCGGTTTTGAAATGAGTGCGCCTAATCTGGAATCTGCCACGGTCGAGCAGGTTTACGAAAGTTCTCCGGCCACCGAGGCCGGCTTGCAGGTCGGCGATAAGGTCCTTAGAATAAACAGCAAGCCGGTCTCTGAGTACGACCGTTTTGAGTTGCGTTCAATGCTCAGGCAAGCGGCTGCTGAGATAGAGTTGCTGATCGAGCGCAACGGCAACCGGCAGGAAGTTACAGTTGTTCTCCGTCGTGTAATTTAG
- the recA gene encoding recombinase RecA yields MAATTTVGDRSKALEAALTQIERSFGKGSIMRLGDNSVLEIEVIPSGSLGLDHALGVCGIPRGRVTEIYGPESSGKTTLALHIIAQAQKLGGVAAFIDAEHALDATYARALGVNTDDLLVSQPDAGEQALDITDTLVRSGAVDIIVVDSVAALTPRAEIEGEMGDHHMGLQARLMSQALRKLTAIISKSKTAVIFINQIRMKIGVMFGNPETTTGGNALKFYSTVRLDIRRIATIKDGQEQIGSRTRVRVVKNKVAPPFREAEFDIIYGKGVSYHGELLDFAVNHGIVDKSGSWFSYGADRLGQGRENAKQFLIEHEEIASEVLAKVKEALGWTLIEPDTEPASPAKAAKAAEEK; encoded by the coding sequence ATGGCTGCTACCACTACTGTGGGTGATCGCTCCAAGGCACTTGAAGCGGCGCTGACTCAGATCGAACGATCATTCGGCAAGGGCTCGATTATGCGGTTGGGGGACAATTCGGTTCTTGAGATCGAGGTTATTCCCTCGGGATCGCTGGGGCTGGATCATGCTCTTGGTGTTTGCGGGATTCCACGGGGGCGGGTAACGGAAATCTATGGCCCGGAATCATCGGGCAAGACCACGCTGGCTCTGCACATTATAGCGCAGGCTCAAAAACTGGGCGGGGTGGCCGCCTTTATCGATGCCGAGCATGCTCTTGATGCCACCTATGCCCGGGCGCTGGGCGTTAACACCGATGATCTGCTGGTATCTCAACCCGACGCCGGTGAGCAGGCATTGGATATCACCGACACCCTGGTGCGATCCGGCGCGGTGGACATTATCGTAGTCGACTCGGTCGCCGCCTTGACGCCACGCGCCGAGATCGAGGGTGAGATGGGCGACCACCACATGGGTTTGCAGGCCCGTCTGATGTCACAGGCCTTGCGCAAACTGACCGCGATAATCTCCAAGAGCAAGACGGCGGTGATATTTATCAACCAGATTCGGATGAAAATCGGTGTCATGTTCGGTAATCCGGAAACCACCACCGGTGGTAACGCCCTGAAGTTCTATTCGACCGTACGGCTGGACATCCGACGGATCGCTACGATCAAAGATGGTCAGGAGCAGATCGGTTCACGCACCCGTGTCCGTGTCGTGAAAAACAAAGTTGCGCCGCCATTCAGAGAGGCGGAGTTCGACATTATATACGGCAAGGGTGTCTCCTACCACGGTGAGCTTTTGGACTTTGCGGTCAACCATGGCATCGTCGACAAGTCCGGCTCATGGTTTAGTTATGGTGCGGATCGCTTGGGGCAGGGGCGCGAGAACGCCAAGCAGTTTCTGATTGAACACGAGGAGATTGCGTCTGAAGTTTTGGCCAAGGTCAAAGAGGCTTTGGGCTGGACCTTGATCGAACCGGACACGGAACCGGCGTCGCCGGCCAAAGCCGCCAAGGCCGCAGAAGAGAAGTAA
- a CDS encoding DUF255 domain-containing protein — protein MKQTQITAIVALLLLALALGVSAGDDKTPGSTKPTEIAWLSYDAGLAKAKAEDKHVFVNFTTSWCGWCKKMNKTTFKEDEIVNMLGSNFVSVKVDGDSKNELDIDGYKITEQNLARSEFQVRSYPTYYFLTPEGGKLGAARGYQAKEQLSKYLTYVHERQYDTTKAQNPGQNKGGK, from the coding sequence ATGAAACAGACGCAAATCACCGCTATCGTCGCTCTATTACTTCTTGCCCTGGCGCTTGGAGTTAGCGCCGGTGATGATAAGACTCCGGGATCGACCAAGCCGACCGAGATTGCATGGTTGTCCTACGATGCCGGTCTGGCCAAAGCCAAGGCTGAAGACAAACATGTTTTTGTCAATTTCACCACCAGTTGGTGTGGCTGGTGCAAGAAGATGAACAAGACTACTTTCAAAGAAGACGAGATCGTCAACATGCTCGGTAGTAACTTCGTATCGGTCAAGGTCGATGGAGATTCCAAGAACGAACTGGATATCGACGGCTACAAAATCACCGAGCAGAATCTGGCCAGGAGCGAGTTTCAGGTCAGGTCCTACCCCACCTACTATTTTCTGACCCCCGAAGGTGGCAAGCTGGGCGCTGCCCGTGGTTATCAGGCCAAAGAGCAACTCTCCAAGTATCTGACCTACGTGCACGAAAGGCAGTACGACACCACCAAGGCCCAGAATCCGGGTCAGAACAAAGGCGGCAAATAA
- a CDS encoding choice-of-anchor N protein, which translates to MKSLVLTVFATIILASTSMAVPSLQLYIPGGEYDASSETWYTTEQDFELWVVASGLNHGSIQDIHLVASLLGQTPTDGALTITPEGGVGTTYSAADYVYGTPPTSDPMPGHGVFPTDYVEHFVAAQTTSGPFVNVQDYVPGGDGGENQYGQVFKFGISTTYAGGVHFDAYGFDKNRVFAPFSHDAQTTIPEPATVLLLGLGLAGVGVARRFRKA; encoded by the coding sequence ATGAAAAGTCTCGTTTTGACCGTTTTCGCTACCATTATTCTGGCCTCAACCAGTATGGCTGTACCAAGCTTGCAGTTGTACATTCCGGGTGGGGAGTATGATGCATCCAGCGAAACATGGTACACGACAGAGCAGGATTTTGAATTGTGGGTGGTGGCCTCCGGGTTGAATCATGGCTCTATTCAGGATATCCATCTGGTGGCATCGTTGTTGGGCCAAACCCCAACTGATGGCGCCCTGACCATTACTCCCGAAGGTGGTGTCGGCACTACTTACAGCGCCGCCGACTACGTCTACGGCACCCCGCCCACCTCCGATCCGATGCCGGGCCACGGTGTCTTCCCGACAGACTATGTGGAGCATTTTGTAGCTGCCCAGACAACTTCCGGTCCCTTTGTCAATGTTCAGGACTATGTGCCCGGTGGTGATGGTGGTGAGAACCAGTACGGTCAGGTTTTCAAGTTCGGTATCAGCACCACCTACGCCGGTGGTGTGCATTTTGACGCTTATGGATTCGATAAGAACAGAGTCTTTGCACCCTTTTCTCATGATGCCCAGACGACTATTCCCGAACCGGCGACGGTTCTTCTGTTAGGTTTAGGGCTGGCCGGTGTTGGAGTGGCGCGAAGATTTCGAAAAGCCTGA
- a CDS encoding DMT family transporter codes for MFLLLPVFFWGISYIAIKVVLRELEPVEMISARFLLAAPTLFIIIKAKGLRIWPVEKKWGLFAASFLVFLHFWVMATGMKETAASNTAWILTTAPIFVAALAWFYLKEPFSKHHWTGFILATLGVVVLTANGSWGNLAWINSRGDVIVLGSCVTWGFYTVATRDITKKVHPLVATFWMTLVAGAVFIPYTLATSGFDVFLEMQPITSVSLVFLGVLCLAVSFWLWAEGLARYTAADVGAYLYIEPLFTMVAAWLLINESITVWILLGAALITFGVYVSERKGKVKLTEHDV; via the coding sequence TTGTTTCTGCTATTGCCGGTGTTCTTCTGGGGTATCTCGTATATCGCCATCAAAGTGGTGCTGCGTGAACTCGAACCGGTGGAGATGATCTCAGCGCGCTTCCTTCTGGCTGCCCCGACTTTGTTTATCATCATAAAGGCCAAGGGTCTCAGGATCTGGCCGGTGGAGAAAAAGTGGGGCCTTTTCGCAGCGTCGTTTTTGGTTTTTCTGCATTTCTGGGTGATGGCTACCGGCATGAAAGAGACAGCTGCCTCCAACACTGCCTGGATTCTGACAACGGCGCCGATATTCGTGGCTGCGCTGGCCTGGTTCTATCTGAAAGAACCGTTCAGCAAACACCATTGGACAGGGTTCATCTTAGCTACCCTTGGCGTTGTCGTGTTGACCGCCAACGGAAGCTGGGGAAACTTAGCCTGGATCAACTCGCGCGGTGATGTAATCGTGCTCGGTTCGTGCGTGACCTGGGGATTCTACACGGTGGCCACGCGCGACATTACCAAAAAGGTCCATCCTTTGGTGGCCACTTTTTGGATGACACTTGTGGCAGGGGCGGTGTTCATTCCATACACTCTGGCCACCAGCGGGTTCGACGTTTTCCTTGAGATGCAACCGATAACAAGCGTTAGCCTGGTTTTTCTTGGTGTGTTATGTTTAGCTGTTTCGTTTTGGTTGTGGGCGGAGGGGTTGGCGCGTTACACGGCGGCTGATGTTGGCGCGTACTTGTACATCGAACCATTGTTCACGATGGTTGCTGCATGGTTGTTGATCAATGAGTCTATTACTGTCTGGATTTTGCTTGGCGCTGCTTTGATCACCTTCGGCGTCTACGTCTCCGAACGCAAGGGTAAGGTGAAGTTAACCGAGCATGATGTGTGA
- a CDS encoding arsenite methyltransferase, which yields MKDTDVKEKVRESYAQVATNADCCTGQLSACCADQSGVAEQALKLGYSPDQVEAVPDGSNLGLGCGNPTAVASIKPGDTVLDLGSGAGFDCFLAARQTGLGGRVIGVDMTQEMIDKATANAKIGSYDNVEFRLGDIEALPVDDNSVDVIISNCVINLAPDKDKVFAEAIRVLKPGGRVMVSDIVLTKELPQSVQDSVAAYVGCIAGAMLKEDYLAKVEAAGFDRITIEREINVPVNFSADDPIGSELMEKLEMTAEQVSETAADTVVSINLSASKPTSV from the coding sequence ATGAAAGACACCGATGTCAAAGAGAAAGTACGAGAGAGCTACGCCCAGGTGGCCACAAACGCAGACTGCTGCACGGGTCAACTCTCCGCCTGCTGCGCCGATCAGTCAGGTGTTGCCGAACAGGCTCTGAAACTGGGCTACTCCCCAGACCAGGTAGAAGCTGTTCCGGACGGTTCCAACCTCGGGCTCGGTTGCGGCAATCCTACGGCGGTAGCCTCGATCAAGCCGGGCGATACGGTGCTCGACCTCGGCTCCGGCGCCGGGTTCGATTGTTTTCTGGCGGCGCGGCAGACCGGCCTCGGCGGGCGGGTTATCGGCGTGGACATGACCCAGGAAATGATCGACAAAGCAACCGCTAACGCCAAAATCGGTAGCTACGACAATGTCGAATTCCGGCTGGGCGATATTGAGGCGCTGCCGGTGGATGACAACTCGGTCGACGTTATCATCTCCAACTGCGTTATAAACCTCGCCCCCGACAAGGACAAGGTTTTTGCAGAGGCCATTCGCGTGCTCAAGCCGGGCGGACGGGTCATGGTGTCTGATATCGTGCTCACCAAAGAGCTGCCACAGTCGGTCCAGGACTCGGTGGCTGCCTATGTCGGCTGTATCGCCGGCGCTATGTTGAAAGAGGACTATCTGGCCAAAGTGGAAGCGGCCGGTTTTGACAGGATCACTATCGAGCGAGAAATCAACGTACCGGTCAATTTCTCCGCCGATGATCCGATCGGGTCCGAGCTCATGGAAAAGTTGGAAATGACGGCTGAACAGGTGAGTGAAACAGCCGCTGATACGGTGGTCAGTATCAATCTGTCGGCCAGTAAACCAACAAGTGTCTGA